From one Rosa rugosa chromosome 4, drRosRugo1.1, whole genome shotgun sequence genomic stretch:
- the LOC133743744 gene encoding deoxyribodipyrimidine photo-lyase-like yields the protein MAANTASVQPGRFRVLKQGPKRVDPNPGPVVYWMFRDQRVKDNWALIHAVEEANKAHVPVAVAFNLFDQFLGAKARHLGFMLRGLRQLHPDLEESHQIPFFLVRGEAEETIPTFVRECGASLLVTDFSPLREVQKCKEEICKRVSDFVTVHEVDAHNVVPVWVASEKLEYSARTIRSKINKRLPEYLIEFPMLQPPIAKWVGTSPAIDWDGLIDEVLRKGEEVPEVDWCEPGEKAAIEVLMGRKNGFLTKRLKGYSSDRNNPLKPRGVSGLSPYLHFGQISAQRCALEARSVRKLSPLAVDAFLEELIVRRELADNYCFYQPQYDSLQGAWEWARKTLMDHASDKREHIYTRELLEKAQTADPLWNASQCEMVHYGKMHGFMRMYWAKKILEWTRGPEEALEISIYLNNKYEIDGRDPNGYVGCMWSICGVHDQGWKERPIFGKIRYMNYAGCKRKFDVDGYIAYVQRLGATKKRKAETLTQ from the exons ATGGCCGCAAACACCGCCTCCGTCCAACCGGGTCGGTTTCGGGTCCTAAAGCAAGGGCCTAAACGGGTCGACCCGAATCCGGGTCCCGTGGTTTATTGGATGTTCAGAGACCAACGGGTCAAAGACAACTGGGCGTTGATCCACGCCGTTGAAGAGGCCAACAAGGCCCATGTCCCGGTCGCCGTGGCCTTCAATTTGTTCGATCAATTTCTTGGCGCCAAAGCCCGCCATTTAGGGTTTATGCTGAGAGGCTTGCGACAATTGCATCCTGATCTTGAAGAATCGCATCAGATTCCATTTTTTCTTGTCCGG GGAGAAGCGGAGGAGACTATACCCACTTTTGTGAGGGAATGTGGGGCTTCACTATTAGTAACAGATTTTTCACCTTTAAGGGAGGTTCAGAAATGTAAAGAGGAAATATGCAAGAGAGTTAGTGATTTTGTGACCGTACATGAAGTTGATGCCCACAATGTGGTGCCTGTTTGGGTGGCATCGGAGAAGTTGGAGTATAGTGCTAGGACTATAAGGAGTAAGATAAATAAAAGGCTGCCCGAGTACCTTATTGAATTTCCTATGTTGCAGCCACCGATTGCAAAATGGGTGGGCACAAGTCCCGCGATTGATTGGGATGGTCTTATTGATGAAGTTTTAAG GAAAGGAGAAGAAGTTCCTGAAGTTGACTGGTGCGAACCAGGAGAAAAGGCAGCAATAGAAGTTTTGATGGGTAGGAAAAATGGATTCTTGACAAAAAGGCTGAAGGGTTATTCATCGGACCGGAATAACCCTTTGAAACCAAGAGGGGTGTCTGGTCTTTCTCCATATTTGCATTTTGGGCAAATATCTGCTCAGAGGTGTGCCTTGGAGGCACGCAGTGTCCGAAAACTCAGTCCCCTG GCAGTGGATGCATTTTTAGAGGAGTTGATTGTGCGCAGAGAACTTGCTGACAACTACTGCTTTTACCAGCCTCAATATGATTCATTGCAAGGGGCATGGGAATGGGCACGTAAGACCTTAATGGACCATGCTTCGGATAAGCGAGAACATATTTACAC GAGGGAGCTATTGGAGAAGGCACAAACTGCTGATCCT CTCTGGAATGCCTCCCAATGTGAGATGGTTCATTACGGGAAGATGCATGGTTTTATGCG GATGTATTGGGCAAAAAAGATCCTTGAGTGGACAAGAGGACCCGAAGAAGCCCTTGAAATATCCATATATTTAAATAACAAG TATGAAATAGATGGAAGGGATCCCAATGGATATGTTGGTTGCATGTGGTCAATATGTGGTGTTCACGACCAG GGTTGGAAGGAACGACCAATTTTTGGGAAAATACGTTACATGAACTATGCAGGCTGCAAAAGGAAATTTGACGTGGATGGATACATTGCCTATGTGCAGAGGCTTGGTGCAACCAAGAAGAGAAAAGCGGAAACTCTTACTCAGTGA